One stretch of Priestia megaterium DNA includes these proteins:
- a CDS encoding acyltransferase translates to MKQKQKQHIQSIYFLRLFAMMMVVLVHVTAAYATVLPFASEAYQKYHFLNRIVRIEAGIFIVITGLVFFYSYINKPLTKTLWKTYYARRVTYILVPYIIWALIYEFYSYYVGATELNAADIVKRILRGESYYQLHFIFLIVQVYLVLPVFVWLAQKVTIFKKYMWLFGIIIQLGYLMLNNTYHITSFNLFLNTMATFLLGGWIGIYYREQVDKKYSRSNIVLFLVTLGLGIAISLLNYHLYTMKTIQISGFTYEAVNTLYLVAGSYFFFRIAEILAEKLSVKSVTIVKNIAMYSFGFYLIHPMVLNFVAKAVPIQGNYMFHFEIVARYILTLAGCYLIIWGCHRLLPFASFLFGKLPKEAVFIYRRPDHK, encoded by the coding sequence TATTCGCTATGATGATGGTTGTGCTCGTACATGTAACAGCAGCGTATGCAACGGTACTGCCATTTGCGAGCGAAGCTTATCAGAAATATCATTTTCTTAACCGAATTGTTCGAATTGAAGCAGGGATCTTTATTGTTATCACAGGTTTGGTTTTCTTTTATAGTTATATTAACAAGCCGTTAACAAAGACTTTATGGAAAACGTATTATGCTCGAAGAGTGACATATATTTTAGTTCCCTATATTATTTGGGCACTTATTTATGAATTTTATTCGTACTATGTAGGAGCAACAGAATTAAATGCAGCTGATATTGTGAAACGTATTTTACGCGGAGAGTCCTACTATCAGCTTCATTTTATCTTTTTAATTGTACAAGTCTATCTCGTGCTGCCGGTTTTTGTATGGCTAGCACAAAAAGTAACCATTTTTAAAAAATACATGTGGCTGTTTGGTATTATCATTCAGCTTGGTTATTTAATGCTTAACAATACGTATCATATCACTTCATTTAATTTATTTTTAAATACAATGGCTACGTTTTTACTCGGCGGTTGGATTGGCATTTATTATCGCGAGCAAGTGGATAAAAAGTACAGTCGTTCGAATATTGTATTATTTCTAGTGACGCTCGGATTGGGAATAGCTATTTCACTGTTAAATTATCACTTATACACAATGAAGACAATCCAAATTTCAGGCTTTACGTATGAGGCCGTTAATACGCTTTATTTGGTCGCTGGAAGTTATTTCTTCTTCCGAATTGCAGAGATATTAGCTGAAAAGCTTTCTGTGAAGTCCGTGACGATTGTTAAAAATATTGCCATGTACTCTTTTGGATTTTACTTGATTCACCCAATGGTTTTAAACTTTGTAGCAAAAGCAGTACCAATACAAGGCAACTACATGTTTCACTTTGAAATCGTGGCACGCTATATTTTAACATTAGCGGGCTGTTACCTCATCATTTGGGGATGTCATCGTCTTTTACCGTTTGCTAGCTTTTTGTTTGGCAAACTGCCAAAAGAAGCGGTGTTCATTTACCGACGTCCTGATCATAAATAG
- a CDS encoding response regulator transcription factor: MRVLVVEDDASLLHGIVEGLKEEGYEVDCASEGDEGLFLAEQNIYDALILDIMLPGMTGLDILKKLRKQKVLTKVIFLTAKDSVEDRVKGLDYGADDYLVKPFAMAELFARLRVMLRDLQAEEGMISYGPISIREANHEVMINGSALTLTIKEFQLLEYFIRNKEQILIRDQIFNRVWGFTSDVGVGVVDVYVHHLRKKLQPFNCDGYVRTVRGVGFMLKGEEHV; encoded by the coding sequence ATGCGTGTACTTGTGGTAGAAGATGATGCTTCATTATTACACGGTATCGTAGAAGGCTTAAAAGAAGAAGGATATGAAGTTGATTGTGCGTCTGAAGGAGATGAAGGTTTGTTTTTAGCAGAGCAGAATATTTATGATGCCTTGATTTTAGATATTATGCTGCCGGGTATGACAGGGCTTGACATACTAAAAAAGCTAAGAAAACAAAAGGTGCTGACGAAAGTTATTTTTCTCACTGCAAAAGATAGTGTAGAAGATCGAGTGAAAGGACTCGATTACGGAGCTGATGATTATTTGGTTAAGCCTTTTGCCATGGCTGAACTTTTTGCGAGGTTAAGGGTAATGCTCAGAGACTTGCAGGCAGAAGAAGGCATGATTTCATATGGTCCCATTTCTATACGAGAAGCCAATCATGAAGTTATGATAAATGGGAGTGCCCTAACGTTAACGATTAAAGAATTTCAGCTTTTGGAATACTTTATTCGAAATAAAGAACAAATCCTTATTCGAGATCAAATTTTTAATCGGGTATGGGGATTTACATCTGATGTAGGAGTAGGCGTAGTAGATGTCTATGTTCACCATTTAAGAAAGAAGCTTCAGCCTTTTAATTGTGACGGTTATGTACGTACAGTCAGAGGTGTAGGCTTTATGTTAAAAGGGGAAGAGCATGTTTAA
- a CDS encoding sensor histidine kinase produces the protein MFKKTRIRLVLFNTMVLMVILSIFSLVLYFYMQHVIFLNPDNRLSEMSEQVKKRNLHEIQENNERETERRVAFLLWSSDKKLIKITPKKGLYTNDIDDFKPALSEGKTQTSQEVNGHAYRVMNVKNEGYIKDQDVSTIQLVLNVDPETQTLEHLAFLLIISAFIGLLLSLVAGLFLANRALVPIQKSWNKQVEFIADASHELRTPLSVMQTHLELLFRRPNHTIEQESENIYQSLNEVKRMTKLVGNLLTLARSDSSAQLLNKTVFNMDELVDKVANQFEPIFELKELRFTREIESLMCGGDQERLHQLCMILLDNAFKYTPSGESIHISLKKHHHSMTLIVRDTGVGIEAKDLPYVFDRFYRSDKSRARAEGGSGLGLAIAKWIVQAHDGEIKVFSQKNVGTEFYVKIPV, from the coding sequence ATGTTTAAAAAGACGAGAATCAGGCTTGTGTTATTTAACACAATGGTGCTGATGGTTATTTTGAGCATTTTTAGTTTAGTTTTATATTTTTATATGCAGCATGTTATTTTTTTAAATCCAGACAATCGGTTAAGTGAGATGAGCGAGCAAGTAAAAAAAAGAAACTTACATGAGATCCAGGAAAACAATGAGAGAGAAACAGAAAGGCGCGTTGCGTTTTTACTTTGGAGCAGTGATAAAAAATTAATCAAAATCACACCTAAAAAAGGGTTGTATACAAACGATATTGACGACTTTAAGCCTGCGCTCTCAGAAGGAAAAACCCAAACGTCGCAAGAGGTAAACGGTCATGCTTATCGAGTGATGAATGTGAAAAACGAAGGATATATAAAAGACCAAGACGTTTCAACGATTCAACTTGTCTTAAACGTAGATCCAGAAACTCAAACCTTAGAGCACCTTGCTTTTCTTCTTATCATTTCAGCTTTTATTGGACTGCTTCTTTCGCTTGTAGCTGGCTTGTTTTTAGCCAATAGAGCGCTTGTACCTATCCAAAAGTCTTGGAACAAACAAGTTGAGTTCATTGCAGATGCTTCCCATGAGTTAAGGACGCCTCTTTCCGTGATGCAAACGCATCTCGAGCTATTGTTTAGACGACCAAATCATACGATCGAGCAAGAAAGCGAAAATATTTATCAAAGCTTAAATGAAGTGAAGCGGATGACGAAGCTGGTGGGCAACTTACTAACACTGGCTAGATCTGATTCAAGTGCACAGCTGCTAAACAAAACGGTCTTTAATATGGACGAGCTGGTTGATAAAGTAGCTAATCAGTTTGAGCCTATATTTGAACTAAAGGAGCTGCGCTTCACAAGGGAAATTGAATCGTTAATGTGCGGAGGAGATCAAGAACGACTTCATCAGCTATGTATGATTTTATTAGATAACGCTTTTAAGTACACCCCATCTGGAGAAAGCATTCACATCAGTCTAAAGAAACATCACCACTCTATGACGTTAATTGTCAGAGACACAGGCGTTGGAATTGAAGCGAAAGATCTTCCTTATGTATTTGATCGCTTTTATCGAAGTGACAAGAGCCGAGCCCGTGCCGAAGGAGGATCAGGCTTAGGCCTCGCGATTGCCAAATGGATTGTACAAGCTCATGACGGAGAAATTAAGGTTTTTAGTCAAAAAAACGTGGGTACGGAATTTTATGTGAAAATTCCGGTATGA
- a CDS encoding RnfABCDGE type electron transport complex subunit D, with the protein MFVTGYLVTSKVNKFPQVFAFLGVYFAIFTIMSLIGVGDVADALRAPFVNSALFLAFFMVTDPPTSPAKYKDQIKFGLLAGAISAVDYLVFGGLAYLLIGLLLANAWKAWKTANKKVMKKAA; encoded by the coding sequence GTGTTTGTGACGGGGTACCTTGTGACGAGCAAGGTAAATAAATTCCCTCAAGTATTTGCGTTTTTGGGCGTGTATTTTGCTATTTTTACGATTATGTCATTAATAGGAGTAGGCGATGTAGCGGATGCTTTACGAGCTCCTTTTGTCAATTCCGCTTTATTTTTAGCCTTCTTTATGGTGACGGATCCGCCAACTTCTCCTGCCAAGTATAAAGACCAAATAAAATTTGGACTACTTGCGGGGGCGATTAGTGCTGTAGATTACTTAGTTTTTGGCGGCCTTGCCTATTTATTAATTGGCCTGTTACTTGCTAATGCATGGAAAGCGTGGAAGACTGCCAATAAAAAAGTGATGAAAAAAGCTGCCTGA
- a CDS encoding FAD:protein FMN transferase, with product MSIKTYSRSVLCMGTTVSIQVIAPQSEEANVLHHISKAFTIFKTVETTCSRFDAKSEVMKLIRHVKEPVSVSPLLFEALHFAILVANETHGIFDPTVGKQLENRGFNEHYLYGKPVQVNEAVDSGSYKDIVLDTHKKTVLLQKPMIIDLGAVAKGLAIDLAARSLPYQHFMINAGGDILVKGLNQHGELWKVGIQHPAIQTQSLLTLRVTDTAVCTSGNYARKNKTHPSMHHLVNPLSPSTRSSLLSCTAIAPSAMLADALSTSAFILGAEKGVNLLNDADIRGVLFDSSFTPFFTSDMEELMNYDHTF from the coding sequence ATGTCCATAAAAACGTATAGCCGCTCTGTCTTATGTATGGGAACAACCGTGTCCATTCAAGTAATTGCTCCCCAATCAGAGGAAGCAAATGTCCTTCACCATATCTCAAAGGCATTTACTATTTTTAAAACCGTTGAAACGACATGCAGTCGATTTGATGCCAAAAGCGAAGTTATGAAACTAATTAGACATGTCAAAGAGCCCGTTTCTGTTAGTCCTCTATTATTTGAAGCCCTTCATTTCGCTATCTTAGTAGCAAATGAAACGCATGGAATCTTTGACCCAACGGTAGGAAAACAATTAGAAAACCGCGGTTTTAACGAACATTACTTATATGGAAAGCCCGTACAAGTGAACGAAGCAGTCGATTCTGGAAGTTATAAAGACATCGTATTGGATACACATAAAAAAACGGTTCTCTTACAAAAACCGATGATTATAGATCTTGGAGCGGTCGCCAAAGGATTGGCCATTGATTTGGCTGCCCGCTCCCTTCCTTATCAGCATTTTATGATTAATGCAGGAGGAGACATCCTAGTTAAAGGACTCAATCAACACGGAGAGTTATGGAAAGTCGGGATTCAGCATCCTGCGATTCAAACGCAGTCATTACTGACTTTACGTGTAACAGATACGGCTGTCTGCACATCAGGGAATTATGCTAGAAAAAATAAGACGCATCCATCCATGCATCATTTGGTTAATCCCTTATCTCCATCCACTCGAAGCAGTCTACTGAGTTGTACAGCTATTGCTCCTTCTGCCATGCTGGCCGATGCATTATCTACGTCAGCTTTTATTTTAGGAGCGGAAAAAGGAGTGAATTTATTGAATGATGCCGACATACGCGGCGTACTCTTCGATTCTAGTTTCACTCCTTTTTTCACATCAGATATGGAGGAATTAATGAATTATGACCACACGTTCTGA